The Patescibacteria group bacterium genomic interval CGAAGGTATTAATGCTGAGTTGAAAATTAATCTTAAATATGAAGACGGTGTGTCTAAAATAAATTCTTTAGTTCGCACCAGTAAACCGGGTCGCAGAATTTACTCTAAAAAAGACAATTTACCGATAGTTTTAAATAATCGAGGTATTGCAATTATTTCTACATCTCGCGGATTAATGACCAACAAAGAGGCTGGGAAAAACGGTTTGGGTGGAGAAGTGATTTGTGAAATTTATTAGTTAATTTTATGTCACGTATAGGTAAAAAACCAATTCAAATTCCTTCCGGCGTCGAGGTAAAAGCTGACGGCGGTCAACTTTCGGTAAATGGTCCTAAAGGGACACTGACTATTCAATTGCATCCGGTTGTTAATATTGAAATCAAGGATGGTAGTATTTTTGTTACTGTCAGTGAACCGGAAGAGAAAAAACAGCGAGCTTTATGGGGTCTTTTTCGTAAATTGATTGCTAATATGATCGAGGGTGTTGTTAAGGGTTTTGAAAAAAAATTGGAAATTAGCGGCGTTGGTTTTCGCGTGGCTTTGCAGGGAAACAAATTGGTTTTTAATTTAGGCTTTTCTCATCAAATCGAGTTTGTTTTGCCACAAGGTATTTCTGCTGTTATCGAGGGAACAAATGTAATAATTCTTAATGGTATTGATAAACAGTTGATTGGTGAAACCGCTGCAAAAATTCGTAAATTAAAAAAACCGGAGCCTTACAAAGGCAAAGGAATTAAATATGCTGGCGAGGCTATCCGTCGCAAAGCCGGTAAATCCGGTAAGGCGGCTTAAAGAAACAAGTGGGTAGTCGTTAGTAGTTAGTTGTTAGAGAGGGCATTAACACCTAGCCACTGACCACTAGCTACTAACTACTGATTAAAATATGGCAAAAGACTACACAAAAATGAAAAAAGTATTAAAGGAACGACGAATTACTAAGATTCGATCGAAGGTTTTTGGTACTACTGCCAAACCAAGATTAGCTGTTTTTCGTAGCTTGAGTCATATTCACGCTCAAATTATTGATGATAATTCTGGGAAAACCTTAGTTTTTGTTGATGACCGTGGTTTGAAGGGTAAAAAGGTGGAAA includes:
- the rpsH gene encoding 30S ribosomal protein S8, translated to MMTDPIADMLTRIRNSVAIRKSEVAMPYSKLKAEIAKILEANGYISGFEKAGEGINAELKINLKYEDGVSKINSLVRTSKPGRRIYSKKDNLPIVLNNRGIAIISTSRGLMTNKEAGKNGLGGEVICEIY
- the rplF gene encoding 50S ribosomal protein L6, with protein sequence MSRIGKKPIQIPSGVEVKADGGQLSVNGPKGTLTIQLHPVVNIEIKDGSIFVTVSEPEEKKQRALWGLFRKLIANMIEGVVKGFEKKLEISGVGFRVALQGNKLVFNLGFSHQIEFVLPQGISAVIEGTNVIILNGIDKQLIGETAAKIRKLKKPEPYKGKGIKYAGEAIRRKAGKSGKAA
- the rplR gene encoding 50S ribosomal protein L18, producing the protein MAKDYTKMKKVLKERRITKIRSKVFGTTAKPRLAVFRSLSHIHAQIIDDNSGKTLVFVDDRGLKGKKVEKALAVGKLIAGKAKEKKITEVVFDRRGNRYHGRVAALADGAREGGLKF